The following are encoded in a window of Arcobacter arenosus genomic DNA:
- the luxS gene encoding S-ribosylhomocysteine lyase: protein MPLLDSFRVDHTIMPAPAVRVAKTMKSPSGDIITVFDLRFCVPNEKMLGEKGIHTLEHLFAGFIREHLNSDSVEIIDVSPMGCRTGFYMSLLGNPSEEEVAKAWKLSMEDVLKVESQKDIPELNEYQCGTYKMHSLEEAKQIAQDIIDSKIGVMSNKELYLPEEKLKSLGC from the coding sequence ATGCCATTATTAGACAGTTTTAGAGTAGACCATACTATTATGCCAGCTCCTGCAGTAAGAGTTGCAAAAACTATGAAGTCTCCTTCAGGTGATATTATTACTGTATTTGATTTAAGATTCTGTGTTCCAAATGAAAAAATGTTAGGGGAAAAAGGTATTCATACTTTAGAGCACCTTTTTGCAGGTTTTATTAGAGAACATTTAAATTCAGATTCAGTTGAAATTATTGATGTATCTCCAATGGGATGTAGAACAGGTTTTTATATGAGTTTATTAGGTAATCCTTCTGAAGAAGAGGTTGCAAAGGCTTGGAAACTTTCAATGGAAGATGTTTTAAAAGTTGAATCTCAAAAAGATATTCCAGAATTAAATGAATATCAATGTGGTACTTATAAAATGCATTCACTTGAAGAAGCTAAACAAATAGCACAAGATATTATTGATAGTAAAATTGGTGTAATGTCAAATAAAGAACTTTATTTACCAGAAGAAAAATTAAAATCTTTAGGTTGCTAA
- a CDS encoding DUF1439 domain-containing protein has translation MNIKYTVTLVLNTFLLVFLLSGCVGNLSKDGLVLRVSEYELSQSFEESFPFEKDLVFGSLILHKPTIKMHKTKNSVKVNIVLGLKTLFTNPIKGSFIINGEPEFRKDIASIYLKNVKIENFHFGKLKMSEQFSKTLIITMEPLINKIFKEYPLYKVPEDSILGSFIKDIKIGDSKLLVTYGI, from the coding sequence CTACTTTCGGGATGTGTTGGTAATTTGTCAAAAGATGGATTAGTATTAAGAGTTTCAGAATATGAACTTTCACAATCTTTTGAAGAATCATTTCCTTTTGAAAAAGACTTAGTATTTGGTTCTCTTATACTTCACAAACCTACAATCAAAATGCATAAAACAAAAAATAGTGTTAAAGTTAATATAGTATTAGGATTAAAAACTCTATTTACAAATCCAATAAAGGGTTCATTTATAATAAATGGCGAACCAGAATTTAGAAAAGATATTGCCTCTATTTATTTAAAAAATGTAAAAATTGAAAATTTTCATTTTGGAAAACTAAAAATGAGTGAACAATTTTCAAAAACACTTATAATTACAATGGAACCATTAATAAATAAAATTTTTAAAGAATACCCCCTTTACAAAGTACCAGAAGATTCTATTTTAGGAAGTTTTATAAAAGATATTAAAATTGGAGATTCTAAACTTCTAGTTACTTATGGAATTTAA
- a CDS encoding tRNA (5-methylaminomethyl-2-thiouridine)(34)-methyltransferase MnmD: MHNFIKTFDGSNTLYSKKYDQHFHDLKTGAIEESLTKHVIPAFEFHKNKKNLRILDICFGIGYNTLSTIYYIKKHSLNVKLDIYSPELDLELIKSLENFDYPVEFENIKNIIKELSKNFKYEDKDIKIELFIGDARKYIKTLDSIDIVYQDAFSSEVNRELWSVEYFKDIYKICSDDCVLTTYSIATPVRLSLYKAGFEIYEINPIGKKKQTLALKTKKDIDGKYIDMQLKQQRNKEAKAIYDQF, translated from the coding sequence ATGCACAATTTTATTAAAACTTTCGATGGTTCAAATACTCTTTATTCTAAAAAGTATGACCAACACTTTCATGATTTGAAAACAGGTGCCATCGAAGAGTCTCTAACAAAACATGTTATTCCAGCATTTGAATTTCATAAAAATAAAAAAAATCTTAGAATACTGGATATATGTTTTGGTATAGGTTATAACACTCTAAGTACAATATATTATATAAAAAAACACTCTTTAAATGTAAAACTTGATATTTACTCACCGGAACTTGATTTAGAATTAATTAAATCCCTTGAAAATTTTGATTATCCAGTTGAATTTGAAAATATTAAAAATATAATAAAAGAATTATCAAAAAATTTCAAATATGAAGATAAAGATATAAAAATAGAACTTTTTATTGGTGATGCTAGAAAATATATTAAAACTCTTGATTCAATAGATATTGTTTATCAAGATGCCTTTAGTTCTGAAGTTAACCGTGAACTATGGAGTGTAGAGTATTTTAAAGATATCTATAAAATTTGTTCTGATGATTGCGTGTTAACTACCTACTCTATTGCAACGCCAGTTAGATTATCTTTATATAAAGCAGGTTTTGAAATATATGAAATTAATCCAATAGGAAAGAAAAAACAAACATTAGCATTAAAAACTAAAAAAGATATTGATGGAAAATATATTGATATGCAACTAAAACAACAAAGAAATAAAGAAGCAAAAGCTATATATGATCAATTCTAA